A DNA window from Impatiens glandulifera chromosome 7, dImpGla2.1, whole genome shotgun sequence contains the following coding sequences:
- the LOC124910288 gene encoding uncharacterized protein LOC124910288, translating to MGVVQVAKRIPRIKFPNRHPHPSASGSSSSSHVQAIQNDGDAQQQQYFSWNKVPAGLINTAVGGKASLQPKRTPVTDREIEAIMLGGCF from the exons atgggTGTTGTGCAAGTGGCGAAGAGAATTCCCCGGATCAAATTCCCCAATAGGCATCCACATCCTTCGGCTTCAG ggtcttcttcttcatcccaTGTTCAAGCCATACAAAATGATGGAGATGCTCAGCAACAACAATACTTTTCATGGAACAAAGTTCCTGCTGGGCTGATAAACACAGCTGTAGGAGGAAAAGCTTCTCTTCAGCCAAAACGAACTCCGGTTACTGACAGAGAAATTGAAGCTATCATG TTGGGAGGCTGCTTCTGA
- the LOC124945773 gene encoding succinate dehydrogenase assembly factor 4, mitochondrial, whose translation MATNGSRLCSSILKISSSNLEGCLARSTISFSPSDTVKRLFSSLDQHQHQHQDEEKSNQVGEKSEAEEEKTENDEGDEIDMNEETGEIGGPRGLEPTRFGDWERNGRCSDF comes from the coding sequence atggCGACTAATGGAAGCCGTCTGTGCTCATCAATTTTGAAGATTTCTTCATCGAATCTGGAGGGTTGCTTGGCAAGATCAACGATAAGTTTCTCTCCTTCGGACACGGTGAAGCGACTCTTCAGCTCGTTGGATCAGCACCAGCATCAGCATCAAgatgaagagaagtcaaatcAAGTAGGAGAGAAATCAGAAGCGGAAGAAGAGAAGACTGAGAACGACGAAGGTGACGAAATTGATATGAACGAAGAGACAGGCGAGATTGGAGGACCTCGAGGTCTGGAGCCGACTCGTTTTGGAGATTGGGAACGTAATGGCCGTTGTTCAGATTTCTGA
- the LOC124945472 gene encoding plastidial pyruvate kinase 4, chloroplastic, translating to MMLDILSFPGTTNQVRLANSNILIANASYFTSANFSVKLAFLSCKPEVGGDTASRKQNFAIQYEKGTKRRVLLCSCSKDCRAKSTESVENFPSYGKDIVASLSNKGPNLGSNNEKPVILVNLLDKLKAVHMHILAMEKWNASQLKLCDRSYAMSAANLIHYLALKTLDIEQFKEDLSSVGFFNLENINPHVIASLSAAVQMLEKIGEVSTRGSSNVNLTINSMRKKTLLNTKQLLGPLSDDRTVYIMVTVGHEATENQTFITNLLKAGTNIIRINCAHGDQDTWREIIKSVKRSSQMLEKPCRILMDLAGPKLRTGKLKPGPSVIKISPKKDPSGNVIFPAQVWFCPKESIPPVSNATTIHVEGLSELKIGDEVRFSDARGKHRVVKISNVSGNGFMAECFKTAYVELGTHLYIKEGKKQRKLGVVVNVPAVEQSLRLKTGDLLVITRDSSNEKEPSDPTDGVHRITCSSGYLFDSVKAGESISFDDGKIWGTIQGTSVSEIVVSITHSSPNGTKLGSDKSINIPDSKIQFQGLTSKDIMDLDFVAAYADMVGISFVQDVEDIVVLRQEIEKRKISKLGIVLKIETKSGFENLPVLLLETMRCGNPLGVMIARGDLAVECGYERLGFIQEEILSICKAAHVPVIWATQVLESLVKSGMPTRAEISDVSSGRRANCIMINKGKFVIEAVETLDDILQNKSNKVKTEFKPLVLQTF from the exons atgatgctggatatactttCATTTCCTGGAACTACCAACCAAGTCAGACTTGCGAATTCT AATATTTTGATAGCAAATGCATCATATTTCACATCCGCAAACTTCTCGGTAAAGTTAGCGTTTCTTTCTTGTAAGCCAGAAGTTGGAGGGGATACAGCCTCAAGGAAACAAAATTTTGCTATCCAATATGAGAAGGGCACCAAAAGGCGAGTTCTTTTATGTTCTTGCAGCAAGGATTGTAGAGCTAAATCTACAGAGAGTGTCGAAAATTTTCCGAGTTATGGGAAGGATATTGTTGCTTCATTGTCAAACAAAGGACCAAATCTTGGTAGCAATAATGAGAAGCCAGTTATCCTAGTAAACCTTCTTGATAAACTAAAAGCTGTTCACATGCATATATTGGCAATGGAAAAATGGAATGCTTCTCAACTAAAACTGTGTGACAG AAGCTATGCCATGAGTGCAGCTAACTTGATACATTATCTGGCACTGAAAACCCTTGATATCGAACAGTTCAAAGAAGATCTCTCCTCTGTTGGTTTCTTTAACTTGGAAAACATCAATCCACATGTAATTGCTAGTCTTTCTGCTGCAGTTCAAATGTTAGAGAAGATAGGTGAAGTTTCTACCCGTGGTAGTTCGAACGTGAACTTGACAATAAATTCCATGAGGAAAAAGACATTGTTAAACACCAAGCAATTATTGGGTCCACTTTCAGACGATAGAACAGTTTACATCATGGTAACAGTTGGTCATGAAGCCACAGAAAATCAAACCTTTATAACCAATCTTCTCAAGGCCGGAACAAACATAATTCGTATTAACTGTGCTCATGGGGATCAAGATACCTGGAGAGAGATAATCAAAAGTGTTAAAAGATCCTCCCAAATGCTGGAGAAACCATGTCGAATTCTAATGGATCTAGCCGGTCCAAAGCTGAGAACAGGTAAGTTAAAACCTGGTCCGTCTGTTATAAAGATATCCCCTAAAAAGGATCCTTCTGGAAATGTCATATTTCCAGCTCAAGTATGGTTTTGCCCCAAAGAATCAATTCCTCCCGTTTCTAATGCAACAACTATACATGTAGAAGGCCTTAGTGAGCTTAAGATAGGCGATGAAGTAAGGTTTTCCGACGCCAGGGGGAAACATCGCGTTGTAAAAATATCAAACGTTTCTGGAAACGGATTCATGGCTGAGTGTTTTAAAACTGCTTATGTGGAATTGGGTACACATCTATATATTAAAGAAGGGAAAAAACAAAGGAAGTTGGGGGTTGTGGTGAATGTACCTGCTGTAGAACAGTCTCTGAGATTGAAAACTGGAGACTTGTTAGTTATAACCCGAGATAGCTCAAACGAGAAAGAACCAAGTGACCCAACAGATGGTGTTCATAGAATCACTTGTTCATCTGGGTATCTTTTCGACTCAGTAAAAGCAGGTGAGTCGATTTCGTTTGATGATGGGAAGATATGGGGTACTATTCAAGGAACAAGTGTATCGGAAATAGTTGTTTCAATAACTCATTCAAGTCCAAATGGTACTAAACTTGGATCAGACAAGTCTATTAACATTCCAGACAGTAAAATACAGTTCCAAGGTTTGACTTCTAAGGATATAATGGATTTGGATTTCGTTGCTGCTTATGCTGATATGGTTGGGATTTCGTTTGTTCAAGATGTTGAGGATATTGTTGTTCTTCGACAAGAGATTGAGAAAAGGAAGATTTCGAAGTTGGGGATTGTTTTGAAGATTGAGACTAAAAGTGGGTTTGAGAATTTGCCAGTTTTGCTTCTAGAGACAATGAGATGTGGTAATCCTTTAGGTGTTATGATTGCTAGAGGAGATCTTGCGGTTGAGTGTGGATATGAGAGGTTAGGGTTTATTCAAGAGGAAATTCTATCCATTTGTAAAGCTGCCCATGTTCCTGTTATTTGGGCTACTCAGGTGCTTGAATCACTTGTCAAATCCGGCATGCCTACTAGAGCTGAGATCAGCGATGTCTCAAGTGGAAGgag GGCAAATTGTATAATGATAAACAAGGGAAAGTTTGTGATAGAGGCTGTGGAAACATTGGATGACATTCTGCAGAACAAGTCTAACAAGGTAAAAACTGAATTCAAGCCTCTTGTTTTGCAGACATTTTGA